The genomic stretch AGACGCGGAATCggtcaaccatccattcatctattttcccTATGCCAAAATCATTTGGGAAAGATACTTCGGCTTCTTCAAGGTTGTTTGGGTGGTGTTGGGTAACATAGAGGACAATGATCATGTGGAGGCCATGGGAAGTAAGGTGAAGGTGGAGTTGGCCATCTTGGCCAGGTTTTGGCCCAACATACGTGATCCCATGAAAGAACTTCATGTTCATATCCTCTGATTTAAGAAAAACTGCCTTGTAATGTTGTCACCAGTTGATTTACTTTTCTTTTGACTTCTTCAAACATTCCAACTCAGATCAGATCACAGATCTTGTCATCCTCTGAGAAAGTCCCAAAATCTTTTTAATATCCAGTCATTAAATGTCATCAAAGATCCTCATTTTTCCTCCTCAATCTCCCTGACGTGGCCTTTCCTCTAATATTTTATCTTGCCCTTAAGTAGTTAATGTTTTATTAAGAGCATGTGCCTCACCAGACCTTCAATCAGAAAGGACCTCTACCAATCCTCAACTTTTTAAGTGCAACCTTCTTCCTCAAGAAACATGAGCTTGAATCTAAAAGGGATGGGCCCTCAAATTTCCTCTTTAGACTCCAACATAGTAGGACAATGATCAGGTGGCAGCATCGGAAGATCCTGCTGCTCAACGAGCAAGAATCTCTACTACCAATCAGCCAAATCTGAAGATCTATCCAGCTTTGACATAGCCAGAACTGTTGACTATTCGACCAAGCGAACTCCACACTTCATTGATCAATATGCTCGTTCTTGTCAATACAATCTGAGAAGTTGGGCATACTTCTATTAATACGACACCgatttaaattttcaaaagaaaatttgatgacattgaaatccCCTCCCAGACACCAATACACCCTCCAGGTCTCCACCTGCTTCTCATAGTATCCAGTTCCACCCAGAAGGCATCACACTAGCctggatcatttggaccacaaactgcatgataataataataataatagtctgAATCCATTTAAAGACACTCTTGCAAGGAATTGAAACTGAAAGGGAGTTTGCCTACCAGTTCTTGCAGCACAGCTTGTAAACAAATGGTCACAATACCAGCTGCATCATCCATAGATAACCAATCTCTGTTCCTCTTGCTCACAGAAAGTTCAATAATGTCCATGTTCTCCAGCAATGCAAGAGTTTAGATCTTTGTGAGGCTAAAATGTCAGCAGACAGACAAGAGAGAGAAGGGGCTTGTAGAAACTCTTTATGCATGAGTAATCTCAtgaatctttatttttatttcgaTAGATTCCACCACTGGAAGAAAAAATACACCTATTTATCTGAAGAAAGAAAACTTCATTAAAGCAATCAACTGTGAGAATATCTATATCTCAAGCATAGCCTGCAGTGTTCCCTGGACACTtctactttctgggattttgccATTGTGACACATGGGGATGTATGGACACTCCTTGACATGAAACACTTCAAAATCCAGGACAAAGTGCCATAGTAATGTCATCCCAAAATGGTGTCTGTTGGAAACTTCAAGTGAAGCGTCCAAACATAATTGTTGAATAAACTACTCAAATGACTTCTCTCACTCTTTAGATTTTAGTTCATTTTCACAGGTGTCAGGACATGTATAACAAAAAACCAcaagatttgatttttttttttttcttttgctgggatttttgagatttttaagaGAGCGAGTGATGCTtacaggaaaaaataaaataattctttCTTAAAGGCACAAAAGAAACTATTTCTTGAGATGATTAAGCATCATTTCAATGTTTTTTCAGTCAATTACTTATTAGTTTATAttacaattaattaaaattttattggaaCTGCATGAATATTGTTTCCAAATTGCCATTGCTTTTAatgtttccattttttttttttaaaaaaaaaaataattttgttctatttttctatttatttaaataaaatattatttatttgtgTACAGAAGTGTCTCCACACCAAGATTTTGAAGTTTGCCGTGTCGAACACTTCAGGACACTGACACTTGGCACCCATGCCACATGTCAAAGTAACACTGATAAGCCTGGTGCGTAGGCATGTGATGTATGGTTTCAGCAAAACATATAGATCACTATGCAATCATAACCACTAATTTAATACCATCTCCTAGTTGTTTTGTGGTTACCACCACATCCAACATTAACCAATAGCCATTCAATGTCCAACaccagtggaaattattatcgaACTTTTCCCAAGAAACAGAATTGCCTACAAAACTAGAAAGAAGACCACAAGAAAATTCGAACTCACATAAATTATTCTCGTGAATACGAATTAGATGTTTAGTAGTTATAGAATGCTAAGTTACAGGGTACCTAGCTCAGCAATAGCTTAGCTTTTTTAGTATAAGGATCCcttacatgtgggacccatgatctGGCAATACACAAATATGTTTAACAAAATGTACAAATAACTTTCCACCATCCACAATGCGGCCCAAAACACTCTGAACAACATAACCTGGATATACAGAATGTTAAAGCTCATTACCCTACAAATTTGCCTAATACCAAGGAAAAAGACATCAATGTATCCATTCAAATTACAAATTCACTTACTAAACTCAATATTTCTTTCTGGCTCCCCTCAAATCAATGAAACAGGAAAAAACTCTCCAGAAAGAAATTGAGAATAAAGACTGTAAAGATCTTACCTTAAGCCAGTCATACATTGTCAGTGATGTGGAAGTGCATGACCAATCGAGTACACATCTTAATTCATAAAGAAATGGTAGAGTACGATAAAGCCGGAAGCCCAAATAGTTAATCTGTGCCACTTGGCTGGTCAAAAACTGTCGGTACAAGGTACTTTTATGAGGAATTCCATATCGAATTTGCAAGGCCTGCAGTGCTAGAGAAATTGCTTTCGTGAGATAGATAGCACGGAGTGCAAATCCTCCTGCACTTAGGTGTGAAGGTTCCATGTTCCAAGAATACTCCGTGACTGAGTATGTGAACAAGATGAGATTAAAAATATAGAATATAACTTTTCCCGTGGCAAACGAACAGAGATAAATAATGCGATCAAGCACAATTAGGAAAAAGataacctgcaaaagaaaaaaaagagaagtcTGTACAATTTCTGAACCTTGTTCAAGATATCGTGCTTTACTATTTGGATCACAAATTGGAGGCCATATCACACTAAAGAATTTATGTCAATCACATTTGCATTATAGATGTCCCATTAACTTTCTAAGATGAATTATTGAGTCCTCATGAGTCATTACATGAAAAGTGTCCCAATGTGCCCATTCGGTACAGTGGGgcacatggttcagtgatccagaacaCTGACTGATTGGCCCCACGGTGGGGCTGTCACAACAACCCTTCAGAATAGAAGATCTCATGCATCCAATCCTTGGGTTTCTTTTCTGGACCACTGTATTTTCCTTAACAGTCTCTTTGTAGGCCACTGATTGAAGGGTCAAGATCTCTCAATCTGGGGAATCTTTGGTAAATTCCCCATCTAAGATGGGGCCCATAGGATCAGTGATCTGGATCACCAGACCACGTGAACTGCCTGAACAGATAGGGCAAATCATGTCACCATCAGGGTACTGATGCATCAGGATCCATACTTCATTTTTAATCTATTGTATTTTAATAATAAGTATATTTCGAAGCAGGAAAAGGTACGCTTACCATCAAGATAAAAACGAACTCCTTTGGGAACTGATCTTCAAGCTGATACACCTCAAGAAacttgcttttattttttataacagATTGGTAGAAAATAGCAACCAAAAAGAAAACAGCTAAATCTGCACCGAATATGTAAGCATAGAGATCAACTTCTCTTCTACCTCCACCAATCACAGATATTACTGGATATGGGAATCCAATCTCTTCGAAAAGCCCTGCATTTTGTGCTTTAATAATCTCTGTTGCTACATCTGCTGCCGGAGTCAGCGATTTATACCATTCGGTTGTCAAGCATCCAGCTAAAGGACAAGCATAAACAACTTCAAAAACTGCTAGGGCTATATTCGAGTTCTCTTGACTTCTTTCGATGCTTTGTACCCGAACGCGGCTTGGAGTGTGAGCTGAACTTGGGATATTTTCTCTGCATCTTTCTTCATGAGCAGCAATAAGCAACTTGTTTATTCCTGATTCTATCCTCTCTGGTTGAATCCCATCCTCAGGCCACTCATTAACTTTCATCGAAAGCTGCACAAAGTAGGGAGGAGCTTCCGCCCCCCATGTCAATGATTTCCAATACCTCAAGAAAGTCCATCCTATTACCTTGATGGCATCTGTCACTGGCAAGATCAACCGTCTTATCCTCTCCCTCCAACTAGAGCTATCAATAACATCTTCCTGATAAAGATTCCtccttttcaaaattttaaattcagCAATTGACTCCCACTCGCCGTCTTTTGCTGTTATGGAACTTTGTAGAAGGGTCGATATATACACCAAAAAGAGAGGAAGGGTGCTGATGacaaatgatgatgtgattttaTGTGCAGGGAAGCCCAACTTTATAAACAATTTCGAATGAAAATTCAACCCACAGTGATGGATGATTATTTGATACAAATACTGGAGCAAGATGTTCACTTCGGTATAGATTAGCATGATTAGCCAAAACATGAAACTAGGTCCAGAATTTACGCAAAGAGCGTATAAGAAGAGAGCTGCAAGGTAGACCATAGACAGCAAACTGAAGTTCCATAGGAAGACGAAAATGAAGCAGCAGTAACACACAACGTCATTGTTTGCCCGCATTTGTGCCCACATGTAACGGAATATCCTTCCAAGTTGCAGGCTAGCTGCCTCTGCCGCATTCTTCTCATTAAAAGAATGCATGGAGGACATTTGATCAAAACGCTGATACCTCGTGTTATTCTGGCTCTCGATTTCATCGTAAATGCCATCCTCCGCTGAGTGCTCATTTGAATCTGATTCTTCATGTTCTATGTTCAAGAAGCTAACAATGTTGGTAACCGCCTGATTTCCAAGGGATTGTACTTGAGAGACACCATCACCTATCAGATGTACGGCAGAAATTAATGGGTTTTCCTTGGCACGATCTTTTGCTTTCTCTCTTTCACTCACATTTCTGAACATACAAGCAGCCTTTTCATCGACTTCAATGATCTCACCGAGAGGAGAGCCCACTGAATGCCTCAGAGCCTCCACTGCTGACGGGCTGTCAGTTTTTCTACTCGAAGGGGAATAGAACATTTCAGATGTCACCGGAGACATGCTCTCATTCTTTTGTGAACCTGGGATAACAAAGTCTGATAGGGAAAGTGATTCTGTACTGTTATTTTGGTCCAGTTTCCTTATATCACCTTCATCTTTATCTGGGCTTCGAGAAGACTTCCTTCTTCGTCTGATGCCTTCACTTCGTGGAGAAGTGCTAATGCAGTTTTCAACGGAATTCATTCTGTGAAGCTGGATTTGCAAGTTGATCATCTCAGCTTTCATTTTCTCTACTTGCAAGTTACGTTCTCGTTTCTTCTCTTCAGATTTACGGATATGTTGCAATTGGGCAGTTTTCCATGCAGCTTTTTTCTCTTGTTCACGCACGATGGCACCAATCTGCTCTGCCTCAAGGTATCTCGACACGTAGTCAAATTCCCTTGAACAAAAGATGTATGATTGCAATGACACTAAGACAAAAATGATTATCTCAACCAAAGCAGACCGTGATGTAATACGAAACCCATAATCATATTTGTAAAATCCAATAAACTCATAAATGTAGTCTACCCTTTCACATTTGCCAGATTTAAAATCCCCAAGAAAAGGAGATTGATAGGCAAGAGAAAGAACAATGAGTGCAAAATTGTACAACCGcaagaatttgaaaattttattcttcttcttcaatatTTCAAGCCTCATTCGGAAGAAAACCAGAGCAAAACCGAGGTAGCCAAGATGCAAAATGTCATATTCTAGCGTTCCAGTGATGAGAATCAAAGAAAGCACAATATCCAATAGATGACAGTAAGAATACAGCCTCAGGTAATCAAGAACAGTCCACAGACTCTTTGTTTCAAATGAAAGATCTCTCCAGACAGATGCATTCTTGCGTTGAGACATCATTTGACGGTATGTATGCGAATCTGTGAAACTCTGTAGATGGTCAGAACGGAGTTTGAAAGATGCAAAAATGAAGACCATGTAATAGCTGACAAGCATTCGCTGGTCATCAACAATAATTCCTACAAAGAGTAGAATGAAAGCTTCGGTTAATAACAAAACAAGATTAGTTGCTTATATTATCTGAGTTTTAATATAGTATgcactataaaaaataaaaaataaagaaataaagaaataaaagaaaaggcaAAGTAAGAAGGGGAGGAATGCTACTTGCAAGAACCCATTTGCAAATGCCAAATACAAGCACCCCCCACCAACCAACCACACATACCCACATACACGCCAATGCAGCACATGTATGTGAGATCCAAGGccttcatcatgtggggcacatggTGATTGTATCCTAATCCAAGAATCAGGAGGGTCCACTCTTCAATCATGTAAACAATCCAAGAAAATGGACAGATACAAAAGGATAACTGATTGTCCACATTCAAAATACACGCACAGACCATCTGATGAGtgggccagcctgatttttggtctagCGCATATTCACCATGCCACTTGCTGACAGATGCCCTGGATGCCACACATGCGTGAAGTGGGCATGTGAGGGACTGCATCAAGCATTTACAGATGAGCAACTGCGAGTAGAACTGCTCAAAGATACAGCTCTAACATTGATAGAAAGAGAAGTACCCAGCCAACATTTTTTGCAATAATCGAAGTGAAGATTTGAATAACTCCAGCAGCCATGACAATGCACTGTTGTCTCACTGGAGATACTTTGATTCCAAGGCATCAGATGATTCCAAAAAGCAAAGTACTCAACGATGAGGATAGAAGCAAATGTGAAAACAAATACAGGCCACAGTTTGCGGATAACCCGACGATTCAGAAGAATGCAGGCGACGAGGCATACAATGTAAATCATCGAGATGGCATTCAATATTGTAAAGCTTGCGAGAAGCAATGCAATCATGTTTATCTCGAGGCCAAGGAGCCTGAATATATTTTCTATCCAAaacttaatatatatttttaaagtaGTCTTCTGCATGTCAAACCTCTCCTTTTTCAAAGCAATAATCCGCTTCTTATTCCACTTGTGACTCTCTTTAGAACTTCCCCATATATACCCAAATGAATATCGTCGAGCATTACTCTCTGAGCCGCCTATTTCATTAGACACAGGATTCGCTCTTTCATACATGTTGGAGCCAAAAGATGGGCATGAGTTGGTGGTCACACCCCTTTGTCTCACAGATAGTAGGCTAGAATCCAATAATGCTTTAGTTTCTTCAGTAGAGATCGAAGAATCAGTTGGTGCGTGTTCAGTTGAGACAAAAAGATTGCAAGGCTCTTCCCATTTTCCTGTGTTCACCAGCGAACTCGGCATCTTATCTAGCCAATGAAAAACATTGTACTGGAGAGTACATGCAACTATCACCAGAACTTTCCCCCTCAAGCCCACCTCAAGACCCCAAAAACCAGGCTTGAATATTCGAAAACCTAGAATAAGGGCTAAAGCAGAATGTTTTTGACCAGGAGACATCTGGGCCTGTGTACTCCACATCTGGAAAAGATATTCAGACAACACAAGAATTCCAGAATAGAGTAAGAACACTTTGGAAGGAACACGGGAAGTTTTAGGTAAAGTTGAAAAAATGACCAGGCCCAATAGATATATAAAACCAAATGCACTTATTGGTGATAAAGAAGCATAGAATACAGCTAACGACAAGATCTTCTCGCTGTGCCAAATCACGAATCTTCTGACAAACCCAATAACTCCATATTCCGGCAAATCAGAATCATCAAATGTCATGTTGTACCTGCTCTCTCTCCTCTCATAGCTGAAAAGTTGCATCACAATCATAACGGCTAGCGATTCCCAAACATTATTCAACAACGATGATTTAGGGTTGTATCCCAAGTCATGATAAAGATCTATCATCTTGGACAGCCAGGTCTCGAAGGTGGAGAAAATGCTCAAGCTATAGATAAAGATGAAcacaagaattgcataaacttttaAAGGAAACCAAAGCCGCCTGCTTGTCTTCCCCACGAGTTGTCTTCCTATTATCCATAATAGGAGGAAGAAAAGGTATCCGAATGATGTATAATTAGGAGTCACCAGGTATACAGCAAAAAGTATGGTCACAAATGCAATGCACGTCCCATATGAGCGATACATGGATAAAAACTTCTGTCCTATTGCACTGAGATATGTTGCGATCCATTTTtctggaaaaaacaaagaaaaggaaGTTGGACAAATGATAAATGAAATTCTCATTTGTGCTCACAGATGTCATCAGATTCAGCCTTTGGCATGTgatcaacattaatattcaaaagCATTAGTGCCTGATTCGCCATGCTCACACAAGTGGGACATGGTTAGGTGCTCCAGACCATTGAGCAGATGACTCCACGATGGATGTGTGACGCACCAAAAATCTAACAGTGTGGAAGATCATAGCCATTTAATCTGCGACTTTTACCAGACttgctgcattttttttcttaaccAATTATTTTTAGTTCACTAATCCACGGGTTAGAATCTTCCACTCTTGGAGATTTGGGACATCGGCGGTCATCAGTGGAGTCCATCATattaacagtctggatcaccaaatgCACCTCACTTGTATGGACTATTGACTTGGCATATCAAGACACTGCACGTATTAGAACCCTGTAACTCCTCTTAATATTCAACTCTATGAACGTATCGTAAAAGCAAAAAGGCGAATTTAAGTATGAAAAAAAGGAGTTTGGAACAGTAATTTTCAATTTGTTTCTAAATGAAGACACTAAATAGTCATCCTAGGATATTTGGACCTTGGACGCAGGTATACCATGCAAAGAATTACTGAATTGTCTGTCTGTGGCATTTGGAGACGCATAAACAGACAGTAAAACTGATTTGTTCAAACCAGCTTTCAAGATGCTAAACCCAAATGGTGGGTAGGAAATGTGCTGTACAATTGCAGATAACGAAAAAAGCATTTTAGACCCATGGTTCTGAACCGCACAAAAGGAAGCAAGCACAGCTATCTTCACAAAATCCCATGGAGTAGCAGAATCCAGGAGACCTGCAAGCCATAGAAAGGTATGAAGTTAGTATTCAGGGCATAGTTTATTCACAATATTACAGAGAAATGTCAAGAATGTTTGCATCTAAAAGTAAGAGGATTGAGAATTCGTTTCAAGGTATTTAATAACAGTAAAGGTGGCCGTAACAGCCGGCCTTATGGACCTGTAGTGGCCGTTACAGCCCtgtattggatttattttttttatttttattttttataaaggaAGAAAATGTATTGGCCCCATATCGGACCACTGCAGGCCGGTTTTGGCCCATTACGGGGCTGTCACGGGCCATTTGtttcataatggccattacagccctgTTTTGCGTAACAACTCCCACCGTTATGTAAccatttttttaataccatgatcCTTTTTTGCAGCACGCCTGCAAGCATGGTAAATGCATGCAAGTTCCAGAATGTTATCAGACTGGGCCCACCTATAGCATGCCCTGGCCAAGAAATTAGGCTGGtggcactcatcaggtggactgaCTGCACTGAATGTGGACTGATTATCAAGTTGTTGCAACCTTCCAATTTTATCATACATGCATGGCCAATCAAATTGGTGACTGGGACAGTGCAAGTTcatcagtgggcccacatgatgaaatcTGGTTCTTATATGTGTGTGCCACACTCACACGTGCTGTAAAGGGGATTGTCAATCCTCTTTGAGCAGCCACCCTTAGCAGGGCTCCAACTCAAAATATATCATTGAGAAGCTACATGAAGGAGAAAAAACCTGCTGGTTATATATGTGGTATAATACGCATGGGCCATGGGACTAAAGAACATTTAACATCACCTCTGCTAAGGTGACGGCTGTAAGTTAACTTGAGGGGGTATGAAAAGAGGTCCTGTATGACACATCAaaagaaatgaaatttttttgttCAACCCAACAATGTAAAGGTAggaccagtgttcgaattatcttcgatattatcgaaatatctccgatattatctttaccTCCatctcagcgataccgataacactggtagcgataccaataacgttggtagtatcaaaattttcaagtattagcaatgtatcgctaagtatcgccaatgtatcaatatcgttaatataattgccaatattttcaactatctaaattctaggtgtcgcttgtattgccaatgcatcaatatcgccaatgtatcgccaatgttTTCGACTATGTAAAGTCTAGGTAATGCTTATATTATAAGTATATCAGCGATCGTATTGATATAATCAAAATTTTGTTAATTAGAAATGTTTTtatttcaggtttttttttttccatgggcacatggttgtatgtagtgttcaactTGTccttgataatattgataatatatcgatcttatcgatatcgcaacatgcgcgatattgagactacaatctttcatttcctttctaattgtcgatgatttcttggtgaaatatcatgtcttgttgatattttgcaatatcgatggatgtttggatggaaggttggatggttaaataggctggatgggatggttggactgatttcttacaacagaacatgcttttaaggcccaattaaatggaaacttgttatgtatgcattccttTTGCAAaaatttttttcttctaaatatacaaatatgtacattttaacatctcccgaagtttcgctaaaaattccaccgtttttcccatgtttcccctcATTTCCGGTTATTagtgatattatcggcgatatcgatattgtttccgtatccctagccagtgaaacttgtagcgatac from Magnolia sinica isolate HGM2019 chromosome 17, MsV1, whole genome shotgun sequence encodes the following:
- the LOC131231798 gene encoding piezo-type mechanosensitive ion channel homolog isoform X4, coding for MGSFLGGFVLPLLLLIGALLEWSLISLVDLLAFFIIQFTAPYIGFRFQWRYLLLWCIIIFSVLVVLAQVVFHVIWLVEGEEWSVSDAWWAKLIGFVSGQPWRTSAVYFLIIQLAAAFVAILDVYGHKFGLVRWRDSCWGNFSSYIDRLGSHLRVACCLLLPAIQLVLGISHPSWVSLPFFIGSCVGLVHWSLTSNFLGLFWWWRPLLIYAGFSIVLLYIYQLPIVFPKMVQTLADFIGFYKVSAASEWTEISSGVSLLVFYFMLSCIKCDLEEMDSIMSMRGGSLREQLLPSKHSFFIRESRSGVRHTNVLLRGAVFRNFSINFFTYGFPVSLLALSFWSFNFASICAFGLLAYVGYALYAFPSLFHLHRLNGLLLVFILLWAASTYVFNVAFIFLNKKLWKDMEIWETVGLWHYPIPGFFLLAQFCLGVLVAIGNLVSNSVFLYLSDVDARSSNEDGIGEEKEDTKVLIVATVAWGLRRCSRAITLVLIFLLAMKPGFIHAVYSLLDSATPWDFVKIAVLASFCAVQNHGSKMLFSLSAIVQHISYPPFGFSILKAGLNKSVLLSVYASPNATDRQFSNSLHEKWIATYLSAIGQKFLSMYRSYGTCIAFVTILFAVYLVTPNYTSFGYLFFLLLWIIGRQLVGKTSRRLWFPLKVYAILVFIFIYSLSIFSTFETWLSKMIDLYHDLGYNPKSSLLNNVWESLAVMIVMQLFSYERRESRYNMTFDDSDLPEYGVIGFVRRFVIWHSEKILSLAVFYASLSPISAFGFIYLLGLVIFSTLPKTSRVPSKVFLLYSGILVLSEYLFQMWSTQAQMSPGQKHSALALILGFRIFKPGFWGLEVGLRGKVLVIVACTLQYNVFHWLDKMPSSLVNTGKWEEPCNLFVSTEHAPTDSSISTEETKALLDSSLLSVRQRGVTTNSCPSFGSNMYERANPVSNEIGGSESNARRYSFGYIWGSSKESHKWNKKRIIALKKERFDMQKTTLKIYIKFWIENIFRLLGLEINMIALLLASFTILNAISMIYIVCLVACILLNRRVIRKLWPVFVFTFASILIVEYFAFWNHLMPWNQSISSETTVHCHGCWSYSNLHFDYCKKCWLGIIVDDQRMLVSYYMVFIFASFKLRSDHLQSFTDSHTYRQMMSQRKNASVWRDLSFETKSLWTVLDYLRLYSYCHLLDIVLSLILITGTLEYDILHLGYLGFALVFFRMRLEILKKKNKIFKFLRLYNFALIVLSLAYQSPFLGDFKSGKCERVDYIYEFIGFYKYDYGFRITSRSALVEIIIFVLVSLQSYIFCSREFDYVSRYLEAEQIGAIVREQEKKAAWKTAQLQHIRKSEEKKRERNLQVEKMKAEMINLQIQLHRMNSVENCISTSPRSEGIRRRRKSSRSPDKDEGDIRKLDQNNSTESLSLSDFVIPGSQKNESMSPVTSEMFYSPSSRKTDSPSAVEALRHSVGSPLGEIIEVDEKAACMFRNVSEREKAKDRAKENPLISAVHLIGDGVSQVQSLGNQAVTNIVSFLNIEHEESDSNEHSAEDGIYDEIESQNNTRYQRFDQMSSMHSFNEKNAAEAASLQLGRIFRYMWAQMRANNDVVCYCCFIFVFLWNFSLLSMVYLAALFLYALCVNSGPSFMFWLIMLIYTEVNILLQYLYQIIIHHCGLNFHSKLFIKLGFPAHKITSSFVISTLPLFLVYISTLLQSSITAKDGEWESIAEFKILKRRNLYQEDVIDSSSWRERIRRLILPVTDAIKVIGWTFLRYWKSLTWGAEAPPYFVQLSMKVNEWPEDGIQPERIESGINKLLIAAHEERCRENIPSSAHTPSRVRVQSIERSQENSNIALAVFEVVYACPLAGCLTTEWYKSLTPAADVATEIIKAQNAGLFEEIGFPYPVISVIGGGRREVDLYAYIFGADLAVFFLVAIFYQSVIKNKSKFLEVYQLEDQFPKEFVFILMVIFFLIVLDRIIYLCSFATGKVIFYIFNLILFTYSVTEYSWNMEPSHLSAGGFALRAIYLTKAISLALQALQIRYGIPHKSTLYRQFLTSQVAQINYLGFRLYRTLPFLYELRCVLDWSCTSTSLTMYDWLKLEDIHASLYLVKCDADLNRANHKQGEKQTKMTKFCSGICLLFILICVIWAPMLMYSSGNPTNIANPIKDVSVQIDIIAVSGRLSLFQTTLCERILWEYLHVDVNLDPHGYLDAYNVKDIQLICCQADASTVWLVPQVVQTRFMRSLDWGTDVIFSWVFTRDRPKGKEVVKYEIFLKDQNPLDIKEVLNGTTDSFIIKNIYPRYFRVTGSGDVRHLEKEGPMVSGDLLLNRGNPPWWSFHDINASVAGCEGLTGPMAIIVSEETPQGILGETLSKFSIWGIYITFVLAVGRFIRIQCSDLRMRIPFENLPSCDRLIAICEDIYAARAEGELEVEEVLYWTLVKIYRSPHMLLEYTKPD